Genomic DNA from Microbacterium neungamense:
AAGAACGGCGCGATGCTCGGCGAGGCGATCGTGGTGCTGAACCCGGATGCCTCGGAGGGCCTGCTCTACGCGCGGAAGTACTCGATGCAGCTGGCGTCGAAGATGCGCTTCGTCTCGGCGCAGCTGATCGCGCTGCTCGAGGGCGACCTCTGGCTGCGCAACGCCCGGCACGCCAACGGCATGGCGCAGCGGCTGCGCTCGTCCATCGAGAAGGGCCTCGCCGACGGCAGCATCCGCGGCGTCGCGTTCACCCAGCCCACGCAGTCGAACGGCGTCTTCGCGACCCTGCCCGACGGCGTCGCCGACCGCCTGCGCGAGTCGTTCCGCTTCTACGACTGGGACGCCGCACGCAACGAGGTGCGCTGGATGTGCTCCTTCGACACGACCGAGGAGGACGTGGACGCCTTCGTCGCCGAGCTGGGGCGCCTCACGACCGCCTGAGCGGGCCCGCCGTCAGCGCAGCAGCCCCAGGTGCGCGAGCGCCTGGCGGATGAGGGTGCCGCGGCCGCCCTCCATCTCGGCGGCCAGACCGTCGGATGCCGCCTCCTCGGGCGAGAACCAGGTCACCTCGAGGGCGTCCTGTCGGGGCTCGCAGGTCCCGGTGACCGGGACCACGTACGCCAGCGACACCGCGTGCTGCCGGTCGTCGTGGAAGGCGCTGACACCCGGGATCGGGAAGTACTCGGCCACCGCGAACGGCGCCGGCTGCGGCGGCAGCAGCGGGAAGGCCATCGGGCCGAGGTCGTTCTCCACGTGGCGGAAGAGAGCGTCCCGGATGGTCTCTCCGTAGCGGACGCGGCCGGAGACGATGGTGCGGGTGATCTCGCCGAGCGGGGTGGAACGCAGCAGCACCCCGATCTCGGTCACCTGACCGGAGCCGTCGGTGCGCACCGGGATGCCCTCGACGTACAGCATCGGCAGCCGGCGCCGCGCCTCCTCCAGCTCGATGTCGCTCAGCCATGCCGGATTGGCCTGGCTCGGCGGCACCTCTTCGAACCCGAAGTCGCCGTCGGGATCCGGGTCGGGTGTGCGCACCGTCATGCCTCCTTTCTACCAGCGACGTCGGCGGCGGATGTCAGGATGGGTGTGTGCGCCTCTCGATCGACTCCACCGCGACCCTGTGGTCCACCGGCGAGCGCGGCGGGATGCCGCTGCTGGTCCTGCTGCACGGCTACGGCGCGGACGAGCACGATCTGTTCGGTCTCGTCCCGTACCTGCCCGACGGCATCGCCGTGGCGGCGGTCGCCGCCCCGCTCACTCCCCCGTGGCCGATGCCGGGCCGCTCCTGGTACCCGATCGACGACCTGAGGTCGCGGGATGCCGGCGCGATCACGGTCGCGGCGGAGTCGCTGCTGGAATGGCTGGACGCGGAGGCCGGCGACGCGGCATCCGTCGCCCTCCTCGGCTTCTCGCAGGGCGCCGCGGTGTCGCTGCAGGCGCTGCGGCTGGCCCCGGAGCGGTTCGGCGCGATCATCGCGCTGAGCGGATACGCCGCGCCGGGCGAGCTGCCGAACGACCCGCTGCTGCGCGAGCGACGGCCCCCGGTGTTCTGGGGCCGCGGCACGCACGACGACGTGATCCCGCCGCACCTCATCGACCACACCGCGCAGTGGCTGCCGGATCACTCCGAGCTCTCCGGCCGGGTGTACCAGGGCCTGACCCACAGCATCTCCGAGCAGGAGCTCGCCGACGTGCGCACCTTCGTCACGAGGTGGCGCGACGGCGTGGCATCCGCCGCCGGCTGAGGCTCGGCGTCAGCGCATGACCCCCGGCACGTCGACGTCCACCCACACCAGCCGGTGGTCGCTCGACGGGAACGGGTACGAGCCGGTGAGCCGGGACAGCGGATCGTCGGATGCCGGCCAGAACACGCCCGCGTCGAGGATCTTCAGCGGGCGGCTGGGCAGGACGTAGTCGACGCGGAGGTTCCCCGGCGGCTCGGCGAAGTCGGCGGTGTCCTCGGCCGGATCCCCGGTGTGCTCGAGGTTCACGCCGCCCTGCCGCTGCGCGGCCTCGGCACCGCCGGGACTCGTCGGCACCGACCCGGTGTTCACGCGGGGGTGGCCGAGGAGCTGGTCGATCGCCCCGTCGGTGGAGTCGCCGTCGTGCGGGTCGGCGTTCTGGTCGCCGGCGATCACGAACAGCGATCCGCCCTTCAGGCCGCCCGACCGGCCGGCGTCGTCGACGATGTAGGACGCCGCGTCGCCGCCGGTGATGTAATCGGCCCAGAACCGGATCTCGTCGTGATTGCGCCGGCCGTTGCGGTCCTCGGCGCCGTCGAACGTCGGCGGGGTCGGATGCGAGACGAGGAAGTGCAGGGTCTTGTTCTTCGCCACCCGGATCGGCACGTCCCAGTGCGACTTGCTCGACAGCGGGAAGCGGGCCAGCTCCTCCGGCGAGTACCAGTCCGCCGGCTCCGGTGTGGCCGGATCGTCCGGCAGCAGGGCATCCGGCATGTCGGCCCAGCGGAAGCGCTGGAAGGTGCGGATCGCCTCCTCGTCGATGGGCAGCTTCGAGTAGACGGCCATGCCGTACTGACCGGGGAAGAGCCCGAATCCCCACGTGTCGTCGCCGCCGCCGACGGTGCCGTCGTTGCTGAGGTCGAAGCCGCTGGGCACGCCGGTGTTCACCGGCGCCGCGTAGCGGTACGGGTACTCCACCGGCGCGGCGTCGCCGTGCGGCACGGCGAGGTAGTTGTCGTGGAACAGCCGCAGCGCCTCGCCCTCGGCGTCGTAGTCGAACTCGTTGATCAGCAGCACGTCCGGGTCCACCCGCTGGATGATCTCGGCGACCGCATCCGCCTGCGCGTTCCCGGGCGCGGACAGGTCGCGCACCAGCGCACCCTCGGCGCCGCGGTTCAGCGAGGCGTTGAACGTGGCGAATCGCACGTCCTTCACGCTAGCCGCGTTCGCACTCGACGTCGCCTCTCCCCGCGCACCCGCCGACACGGATGCCGGGGCTGCCGCGGCCGGCGCGGCCAGGGCTGTGGCGGCGAGCGCGAGGACGGCGGCGATGCCGGTCGTGCGGATGCGGCGGCGCAGTGAGGTCATGGCGTCACGATAACCCCGGCCGGTGACACCGGGGCGACCTGCGGGTGAACGATCCGGCGCGACGGCGGGATGCGGTCGGGAATGTTCTCGGCCGCGAACGGTTGCGACCAGGCGAACCCCGAAGGTAGAGTCTTCGGGTCCTGTCCGCCGTGTCTGGAAGTCCATTGATCTGAATCGTCGTCTCCGCGTCCTGTCCACGCGCTGATCCGACGATCCTTCCTGCCATCGGCATCCGGTCTTCCCACGCTTCTGCGTGACGTGACCGTCGGCGTCGGCGCACCCGCACACCCGGGAGCCGCTCATGTCAACACCCGCTCTCACCGCATCCGTCACCCTCGACCGGGTGACGTTCGCCTGGCCCGACGGCAGCACCGCACTGGACGCCGTCTCCGGCTCGTTCGGATCCGGCCGCACCGGACTGGTCGGCCGCAACGGGTCCGGCAAGTCCACGCTGCTGCGGCTCGTCGCCGGCGAGCTGGTCCCGAGCTCGGGACACGTCTCGCGCACCGGCGACGTCGCGTACCTGCCGCAGCGCCTCACCCTCGACACGGATGCCCGCGTCGCGGAGCTGCTCGGCGTCGCCGAACCGCTCGACGCCGTGCGGGCGATCGCCGCGGGCGACGTCGATCCCGCGCGCTTCGACGCGGTCGGCGACGACTGGGACGTCGAGGCGCGCGCCGAGGCCGCGCTGGCCGAGGCGGGCCTCGACCCCGCGTTCCTCGATCGCACGGTGGGCGCGCTGTCGGGAGGCGAGGCCGTGCTGGCCGCGATCGCCGGCATCCGCCTGCGCCGGGCGCCGATCACGCTGCTCGACGAGCCGACGAACAACCTCGACCGCGTCGCCCGCGCGCGCCTGTACGACCTGGTGCGCGCGTGGAAGGGCACGCTCATCGTGGTCAGCCATGACGTCGCGCTGCTCGACCTGATGGACGACACCGCCGAGCTGTACGGGCACGAGCTGAGCGTGTTCGGCGGCCCGTACACCGAGTGGCGCGCCTGGCTGGACGCCGAGCAGCAGGCCGCCCGGCAGGCCGAGCGCGAGGCCGCACAGGTGCTGAAGAAGGAGAAGCGCCAGCGGATCGAGGCCGAGACCAAGCTCGCGCATCGGGCGCGGTTCGCGAAGAAGGCCTACGAGAACAAGCGCGAGCCGAAGATCGTGATGAACGGCCGGAGGATGGCCGCGCAGGTCTCGGCCGGACGGCTGCGCACCGAGGTCGCGGAGAAGGAGGATGCCGCACGGCAGGCCCTCGACCAGGCCGGCCGCCGCGTGCGCGACGACGACACCATGAAGATCGAGCTGCCGGCTCCCGGGGTGTCGCGGTCGCGCCGGATCGCGACGGTCGGCGACGGCGAACGGTCCTGGACGATCCAGGGTCCGGAGCGGGTCGCGCTCATCGGCCGCAACGGGGTCGGCAAGACCACGCTGCTGCGCCGACTGGTGGCGGATGCCTCCGTCACGGAATCAGGACGGATGCAGGATTGCAGGACGGATGCCGCGGATCCGTCCTGCGAAACGGCGTTCGTCCTGAATTCCTCACTCCGGGCGGAGGCGCACACGGACCGGATCGGGTACCTGCCGCAGCGGGTGGACGGCCTGGACGAGGCGGCGTCGGTCGTCGCGAACATCGCCGCCGTCGCCCCGCACGTGCCGGAGAAGGAGCTGCGCAACCGGCTCGCCCGGTTCCTCCTCCGCGGCGCCGCGATGGACCGGCCGGTCGGGGCGCTCTCCGGCGGCGAGCGGTTCCGCGTCGCCCTGGCGCGGCTGCTGCTCGCCGATCCGGCCCCGCACCTCGTCGTGTTCGACGAGCCGACGAACAACCTCGACCTGGACACGGTCGACCGGTTCGTGGAGGCGCTGCGCGCCTATCGCGGAGCCGTGCTCGTCGTCAGCCACGACGACGCGTTCCTCGCGCGGCTGGATCTCGATCTGGTGCTCGAGCTGGACGCCGACGGGAGGATCGCGGAGGTCGACTGAGCCCCGGCCGCGACGACCGCACCGTGCCGTGCGTGCGGTGCGGTCGTCGGCGGCGGTCCGCACTCCGGATGCCGGGACCTCTCCGGATGCCGGAACGCGGTTGCCGCGGCGCGTCGCCGGGGAGAGGATGGGCTCATGAGCCAGCTCGTCCGTCCTCGTCAGGGCCGCATGATCGCCGGTGTGTGCCGGGCCGTCGCGAACCGGTTCGGATGGAGCACGACGCTCGTGCGCATCCTCACCGTGCTCGCCGTCGTGTTCGCCGGGCTCTCGATCTGGGTCTACCTCGTGCTCTGGATCCTCATCCCGAACGAGCCGTGACCCTCCCGGCCCCGATGTCGGTGGCACCGGGGAGGATGGTCCCATGAGCACCGCTTCGACAGGTTCCGCGCACCGCGTGCTCGAGCGCTTCACGCCCGCGACCCGGGACTGGTTCCGCGGGGCCTTCGACGCGCCCACCCCCGCGCAGGCCGGCGCCTGGGAGGCGATCTCCGCCGGGAAGCACGCCCTCGTCGTGGCGCCCACCGGATCGGGGAAGACGCTCTCGGCCTTCCTGTGGGCGATCGACAGCGTGTTCCGGGAGCGGATGGAGAGGACCGACCCTTCGACGGGCTCAGGGTCCGGGTCGACGGGCTCAGGGTCCGGCCCGACGGGATCGGACACCCGCACTCCCCCGGCATCCGAGTCGACGACCCGCACCCGCATCCTCTACATCTCGCCGCTGAAGGCGCTGGGCGTGGACGTGGAGCGCAACCTGCGCTCGCCCCTGGTCGGCATCGGGCAGTCCGCGCGGCGGCTGGGGCTTCCGGCGCCCGACGTGACGGTGGGCGTGCGCTCCGGCGACACCACCTCCAGCGACCGCCGCAAGCTCGTCACGAACCCACCCGACATCCTGATCACCACCCCCGAGTCGCTGTACCTCATGCTCACCGGCCGCGCGGGCGAGACGCTCGCCGGGGTCCACACCGTGATCGTGGACGAAGTGCACGCGGTCGCGGCGACCAAGCGCGGCGCCCACCTCGCGGTGAGCCTGGAGCGGCTCGACGCCCTGCGCCGGGCCCGGGGCGCGGAGGCCGCGGCGCAGCGGATCGGCCTGTCCGCCACGGTGCGACCCATCGATGAGGTCGCCCGCTTCCTGGGCGGTTCGGCGCCGGTGGAGATCGTGGCGCCGCGCGCCGTGAAGACCTTCGAACTGGGCGTGGTGGTCCCGATCGAGGACATGCGTAACCCGCCTCCGCCTCCGGGCGCGCCCACGGCGGCGAGTGAGACGGATGCCGAGTACACCGAGGTCACCGGATCGGTGTGGCCGCATGTGGAGGAGGCGATCGTCGACAAGGTCCTCGAGAACCGCTCGACGATCGTGTTCGCGAACTCCCGGCGGCTGGCGGAGCGCCTCACCGGGCGGCTGAACGAGATCTACGCATCCCGGATCGGGATGCCGGTGCCGGAGCCCGCAGGGCCGCCGGCCGCCATGATGGCGCAGGCCGGGTCGACCGCGGGCGTCGAGCCGGTGCTGGCCAAGGCGCACCACGGCTCGGTGTCGAAGGAGCAGCGAGCCCTCGTCGAGGAGGAGCTGAAATCGGGCGCGCTCCGCTGCGTGGTCGCCACCAGCAGCCTCGAGCTCGGCATCGACATGGGCGCCGTCGACCTCGTCATCCAGGTCGAGGCGCCGCCCTCCGCGGCATCCGGCCTGCAGCGGATCGGCCGCGCCGGGCACCAGGTCGGCGAGGTGAGCCGCGCCGCCCTGTTCCCCAAGCACCGCGGCGACGTGCTGCACACGGCGATCGTCACCGAGCGGATGCTGGCCGGGCAGATCGAGGCGATCTCGGTGCCGCGGAACCCGCTCGACATCCTCGCCCAGCAGACCGTCGCGGCGTGCGCGCTGGATCCGATCTCCGTCGAGGAGTGGTACGAGACGGTGCGGCGCAGCGCGCCCTTCCAGACGCTGCCGCGTTCGGCCTACGAGGCCACCCTGGACCTCCTCGCCGGGAAGTACCCGTCGGACGAGTTCGCCGAGCTGCGTCCGCGGGTGGTGTGGGATCGGGATGCCGGGACGCTGACCGGCCGGCCGGGCGCCCAGCGGATCGCGGTCACCAGCGGCGGGACCATCCCGGATCGCGGGCTGTTCGGCGTCTTCGTCGCCGGGGAGACCACCGGGGCGCGGGTCGGCGAGCTCGACGAGGAGATGGTGTACGAGTCGCGCGTGGGCGACGTGTTCACCCTCGGCACCACGAGCTGGCGGATCGCGGAGATCACCCACGACCGGGTGAACGTCATCCCCGCCTACGGGCAGCCCGGAAAGGTGCCGTTCTGGCACGGCGACGGCATCGGCCGCCCGTTCGAGCTCGGCGAGGCGCTCGGGCGCTTCTCGCGCGAGATCTCCACCGCCCCGCCGGAGGAGGCGCAGCAGCGCCTGATCGACGCCGGGCTGGACGAGCGCGCCCGCGACAACCTGCTCGGCTATCTGTCCGAGCAGCGGGAGGCGACCGGCACCCTGCCCACCGACCGGACGCTCACCGTGGAGCGCGGTCACGACGAGGTCGGCGACTGGCGCGTCATCCTTCATTCCCCGTACGGCATGAAGGTGCACGCGCCGTGGGCGCTGGCGATCAACGCGCGCATCCGCGAGCGCCTCGGCGTCGAGGGATCGGCGGTCGCCAGCGACGACGGCATCATCGTGCGGATCCCGGATGCCGAGGCCGACCCGCCCGGCGCAGAGCTGTTCGTCTTCGAGCCGGATGAGCTGGAGCAGATCGTGACCGCCGAGGTCGGCGGCTCCGCGCTGTTCGCCTCCCGGTTCCGGGAGTGCGCGGCCCGCGCCCTCCTCATGCCCCGCACGAACCCGAACCGGCGCACGCCGCTCTGGCAGCAGCGGCAGCGCTCGGCGCAGCTGCTCGAGGTCGCCCGGCGGCACCCCACCTTCCCGGTGATCCTGGAGACCCTGCGCGAGGTGCTGCAGGACGTCTACGACCTCCCGTCGCTGCGACGCCTCGCCGCCGACATCGCCGAGCGCCGGATCCGGCTCGTGGAGACCGAGCCCGCCCAGCCGTCGCCGTACGCCCGCGATCTGCTGTTCGGCTACGTCGGCGCGTTCATGTACGAGGGCGACTCCCCGCTCGCCGAACGTCGCGCGGCGGCGCTCGCGGTCGATCCGGCGCTGCTGGGCGAACTGCTCGGCACGGTCGAGATGCGGGAGCTGCTCGACCCGGACGTGATCGCGCAGTTCGAGCGCGAGGCGCAGCGGCTCGACCCGCAGCGGCGCGCCCGCGGACGGGAAGGGGTGGCCGATCTGCTCCGGCTGCTCGGCCCGCTGGACGCGGAGGAGGTCGCCCTCCGGCTCGCGCCCGTGGATACCGATCCGTCGGCTGCCCCCGAGCCCGCGACGGACCCTGAGTTCGCCACGGCCCCTGAGCTCGCCACGGCCCCTGAGCTCGCCACGGACCCTGAGCCCGCCACGGACCCTGAGCCCGTCGAAGGGTCCGTCGCCGACGCTTCGACACGCTCGGCGTCCGCACCTCCCGACGCTCCGACCCGCTCGGCGACCGCACCTCCCGACGCTTCGACACGCTCGGCGTCCGCACTGCCGGGCTCGGCATCCGCATCCGTCGCGCAGGCCTCGGCGCTCCTGGACGCGCTCGTCGACGCACGGCGCGCGATCCCGGTCACGATCGCCGGGCGCTCCCGCGTCGCGGCGATCGAGGACGCGGGGCGCCTCCGCGACGCGCTCGGGGTCGCTCTGCCGACGGGCATCCCGGTCGCCTTCCTCGATCCCGTCGCCGACCCGCTCGGCGATCTGGTGTCCCGATACGCGCGCACGCACGGCCCGTTCACCACCGCCGCGGTCGCCGACCGGTTCGGCATCGGCGCCGCGGTCGCGCGGCACACCCTGCAGCGGCTGGAATCCTCGGGACGGCTGACCAGCGGGTTCTTCCTGCCCGCGGACGCTGAGCCTGTCGAAGCGTCCGCATCCGCCGGTTCCGCCGGCGAGAAGGAGTGGTGCGACACCGAGGTGCTCCGCCGGCTCCGGATGCGGTCGCTCGCCGCGATCCGCGGCAGCGTGGAACCGGTGTCCGCGCAGGCCTATGCGCGGTTCCTGCCGGACTGGCAGCACCTCACCCGCCCCCTGGAGGGCCCGGACGGCGTGCTCGCGGTCGTGGAGCAGTTCGCCGGCGTGCCGATCCCGGCCAGCGCCTGGGAATCGCTGGTCCTGCCCTCCCGGGTGCGCGATTACACACCCGCCCTGCTCGACGAGCTCACCGCGGCGGGCGAGGTCGTCTGGGCCGGGCACGGCGCCCTCCCCGGCCGCGACGGCTGGATCTCGCTGCATCCGGTCGACCTCGCGCCGTTCACGCTGCCGATCCCCGAGGAGACCCCCGCCCCCGGCTCGCTGGAGGAGAAGCTCCTGGACGCGCTGCGTCTCAGCGGCGCCTCCTTCGTCGGCGCCCTGCGCGCGATGCTCGACAGCGGGGACCCGCAGCACCGGATGCCGGAATCGGAGATCCTGGATGCCCTGTGGTCGCTCACCTGGCAGGGGCACATCACGAACGACACCTTCGCGCCGGTGCGTGCCCTGATCGCCGGGGGCTCGCAGGCGCACAAGACCACGCGCCGGGCACCGCGCACGCGCACCTACCGGGGCGTCTCGCTGACCCGCCCCGGTGGCCGGCCGCCCTCGGTCGGCGGACGCTGGTCGGTGCTGCCGGAGCCGGACGCGTCCGGTGACTCCGCGGCGGGGGCTGCCCGTCGCGCCACGGTGATCGCCGGGCTGCTGCTCGACCGGTACGGGGTCGTCACGAGGGGCGCCGTGCAGGCCGAGGGCGTGCCGGGCGGGTTCGCCCAGGTGTACCGGATCCTCGCCGGATTCGAGGAGGCCGGGCACTGCCGGCGCGGCTACGTGATCGAGCGGCTCGGTGCGGCGCAGTTCGCCGCCTCCACCACGGTCGACCGGCTGCGCACCTTCGCCGGGCTCGCCGATCCGCCGCCGCGCGCGGCGCTCACCCTCGCCGCCACCGACCCGGCGAACCCGTACGGCGCGGCGCTGCCGTGGCCCCGACTCGACACCGTGTCCCACCGGCCGGGCCGCAAGGCGGGCGGCCTGGTGGTGCTCGTGGACGGCGCCCTCGTCCTGTACCTCGAGCGCGGCGGACGCACGGTGCTCGCCTTCGACGACGACCCGGAGGCGCTGCGCGCCGCGGCATCCGATCTCGCCGCCACCGCCCGCAGCCGCCGGCTCGACACCCTCACCGTCGAGAAGATCAACGGCGAGGGCGTGTACGGCACGGCGTTCGCCACCGCGCTGCAGGATGCCGGATTCGTCGCCACGCCCCGCGGCTACACGCTGCGCAAGGCGGTCTGACCGGGCGCCTACGCTGATGAGCATGCTCCGTGAGTTCGGCACCGGGTTCGGCACCCTCCTGCGCGGTTTCGGCATGTGGCGCACCCATCCCCGGCTGCTCGCGCTCGGGCTGGTCCCGGCCGCCATCGCGTTCGCCGTCCTGCTCGGCGCCCTGATCCCGCTGGGCCTGTCCCTGGGCGCCCTCACGGACTGGCTGACCCCGTTCGCCGACGACTGGGCGAGCCCGTGGCGGGAGCTGCTGCGCGCCGGCCTCGGCCTGGTGATCCTGATCCCCGCCATCGCTCTGGCCGCGGCCGTCTTCACCGCGCTCACGCTGACCATCGGCGACCCGTTCTACCAGCGCATCTGGCGGGGCGTGGAGCGCTCGCTGGGCGGGCCGGAGCCGACCGGCGAATCCGGGATCCTGTCCACCATCGGCGAGGGAGTCCGGCTCGTGGTCCTCGGCGCACTGGTGTCGCTGCTCACGCTGCTGATCGGCCTGATCCCGGTCGTCGGCGGTCCGGTCGCGGCCGTCGTCGGCGTGGTGCTCTCCGGCCGGCTGCTCGCCCGCGAGCTCACCGGACGGGCCTTCGAGGCGCGGGGCCTGAACTCCGCCGCGCGCTCCGCGCTGCTGGCCTCCGGCCGGGCGCGGGTGATCGGCTTCGGCGTCGCGGCGCAGCTCTGCTTCCTGGTGCCGCTGGGAGCGGTGGTGGCGATGCCGGCCGCCGTCGCCGGGTCGACCATCCTCGCCCGCGACCTCACCGAGCGTGCCAGACCCGCCGACGCGGCCGCCGCGCCGCCGGCTCCACCCACCCCTCCCGCGGGAGCGCGCTGACGTGCCCGAGGGGGACACCGTCTACCGCACCGCGCACCGTCTCGACGAGGCGCTCCGCGGGCACGAGGTGACGCGATTCGACATCCGCGTCCCGCGGGCGGCGACCGCCGACCTCACCGGCGAGATGGTGCGCTCCGTCGTGCCGCGGGGCAAGCACCTCCTGATGCGGATCGGCGACCGCACGCTCCATTCCCATCTGCGCATGGAAGGCGCCTGGCTGCTCTATCGTCCCGGCGAGAAATGGCGGCATCCGGCCTTCTCGGTGCGCGCGATCGTCGGCACCGCCGAACGCGAAGCGGTCGGGGTCGACCTGGCCATGGTCGAGGTCCTGCCGACCGCCGCGGAGCACACCGTGATCGGCCATCTCGGCCCGGACCCGCTGGCCGAGGACTGGGACCCGGTCGAGGCCGCACGGCGCATCCGGGACGACGGCCGCAGCATCCACGTCGCCCTCCTCGACCAGCGCAACGTCGCCGGCTTCGGCAACGAATACGCCGTCGAGCTGCTGTTCCTGCGCGGCGTGCTGCCGGAGACGCCGCCCGCGGAGGTCGACGTGGACGCCCTCCTCGACCTGGGCGCACGCACCATCCGGGCCAACCGGATCCGCGTCGACCGCACCTTCACCGGCAACGCCCGCCGGGGCTTCACGACCTGGGTATACGGCCGCGCCGGCCGGCCCTGCCGCCGTTGCGGGACGCTCATCCGGCGGGGTGCGATCGGGGCGGATGCCACGCGCGAGCGCGTCACGTTCTGGTGCCCGAACTGCCAACGCTGAGCTCCGCCGGACACGCCCTCGGCCGCCGCCGTCCGGTCATCCCCCTGGGGGAATGAAATCGCCCTGTCCGTGGTTGTTGCTATATCCGGAAGAACCCGGATACGGGAGGAATCGTGGGCAAGAACTACGTCGATATCGAGGACGACCAGGGCGCCACGCTGCGATACCGCAAGCACGCCAACGGCCGGGGCCTCGTCGCGCACGGCGCGAAGGTGCATCCGAAGGCACTCATCGAGGCCGGCGCCTATGTCGAACCCGGGGCGCGCGTCGGAGCCGGCGCGCGTGTGGCCCGTGGCGCGTGGATCGAGCCCGACGCCGTCATCGGCGAGAACGCGCAGATCGATGCGCACGCGCACATCGGCCCGGGTGCCGCCGTCGGCGACGGCGCGCACATCGGCGTCCGCACGGAGGTCGGCGCCGGAGCGCGCGTCGCACGCGGCGCCCGGATCGGCGACGACGAGACCGTCCCCGCCGGTCAGGCGGTGGCGACGGACAGGAAGGGCCTCTGGCTGGCCGCCTGAACGCCGGCCGACAGCAGAAGGGCCGCACGATCCGCTCGTGCGGCCGTCCCGGCTCCCGCGTCCCCACGCGGGAGCCTTTCTCATGTCCGGGCGCGGATCTGTGTGCTCATCGTTGAGCTCCTTTCTAAATGAAGTTAAACTCTACGTTAGAAGCCGGAAGCTCTAAAACAAGATCAGGTTCTGATAGAGGTCGCCATGGACGTCTCCTCGCGCGCCGCGCGCATCGGTTCGCTGGCGGACGCCACGCGCCGGGCGATCTACGACCACGTCGTCGCCCAGGAGGATCCGGTGGGCCGTGAGGCGGTCGCCGCGGCCTTGGACATCCCGGTCCACATGGCGCGCTTCCACCTGGACAAGCTCGTCGACGCGGGCCTGCTCGAGACCGAGTTCCGGCGTCTGAGCGGGCGTTCGGGGCCCGGTGCCGGCCGGCCGTCCAAGCTCTACCGCCGGGTCGCCGAGACCATCGCCGTCTCGCTGCCGGAGCGGCGCTATGACCTGGTCGGGCACCTGCTGGCCCGCGCGATCGAGCGAGCGGACGAGGGCCGGCCGGTGGTCGAAGCCGTCGGCGAGGTGGCGCGTGAGGAGGGACGGCGCGCAGGCGCGACCGCGTCCGCCGCGGTGGATCCGGCGGACGCGGCGGATGCGGCGGATGA
This window encodes:
- a CDS encoding NUDIX hydrolase family protein, translated to MTVRTPDPDPDGDFGFEEVPPSQANPAWLSDIELEEARRRLPMLYVEGIPVRTDGSGQVTEIGVLLRSTPLGEITRTIVSGRVRYGETIRDALFRHVENDLGPMAFPLLPPQPAPFAVAEYFPIPGVSAFHDDRQHAVSLAYVVPVTGTCEPRQDALEVTWFSPEEAASDGLAAEMEGGRGTLIRQALAHLGLLR
- a CDS encoding alpha/beta hydrolase gives rise to the protein MPLLVLLHGYGADEHDLFGLVPYLPDGIAVAAVAAPLTPPWPMPGRSWYPIDDLRSRDAGAITVAAESLLEWLDAEAGDAASVALLGFSQGAAVSLQALRLAPERFGAIIALSGYAAPGELPNDPLLRERRPPVFWGRGTHDDVIPPHLIDHTAQWLPDHSELSGRVYQGLTHSISEQELADVRTFVTRWRDGVASAAG
- a CDS encoding endonuclease/exonuclease/phosphatase family protein, with the protein product MTSLRRRIRTTGIAAVLALAATALAAPAAAAPASVSAGARGEATSSANAASVKDVRFATFNASLNRGAEGALVRDLSAPGNAQADAVAEIIQRVDPDVLLINEFDYDAEGEALRLFHDNYLAVPHGDAAPVEYPYRYAAPVNTGVPSGFDLSNDGTVGGGDDTWGFGLFPGQYGMAVYSKLPIDEEAIRTFQRFRWADMPDALLPDDPATPEPADWYSPEELARFPLSSKSHWDVPIRVAKNKTLHFLVSHPTPPTFDGAEDRNGRRNHDEIRFWADYITGGDAASYIVDDAGRSGGLKGGSLFVIAGDQNADPHDGDSTDGAIDQLLGHPRVNTGSVPTSPGGAEAAQRQGGVNLEHTGDPAEDTADFAEPPGNLRVDYVLPSRPLKILDAGVFWPASDDPLSRLTGSYPFPSSDHRLVWVDVDVPGVMR
- a CDS encoding ABC-F family ATP-binding cassette domain-containing protein, translating into MSTPALTASVTLDRVTFAWPDGSTALDAVSGSFGSGRTGLVGRNGSGKSTLLRLVAGELVPSSGHVSRTGDVAYLPQRLTLDTDARVAELLGVAEPLDAVRAIAAGDVDPARFDAVGDDWDVEARAEAALAEAGLDPAFLDRTVGALSGGEAVLAAIAGIRLRRAPITLLDEPTNNLDRVARARLYDLVRAWKGTLIVVSHDVALLDLMDDTAELYGHELSVFGGPYTEWRAWLDAEQQAARQAEREAAQVLKKEKRQRIEAETKLAHRARFAKKAYENKREPKIVMNGRRMAAQVSAGRLRTEVAEKEDAARQALDQAGRRVRDDDTMKIELPAPGVSRSRRIATVGDGERSWTIQGPERVALIGRNGVGKTTLLRRLVADASVTESGRMQDCRTDAADPSCETAFVLNSSLRAEAHTDRIGYLPQRVDGLDEAASVVANIAAVAPHVPEKELRNRLARFLLRGAAMDRPVGALSGGERFRVALARLLLADPAPHLVVFDEPTNNLDLDTVDRFVEALRAYRGAVLVVSHDDAFLARLDLDLVLELDADGRIAEVD
- a CDS encoding PspC domain-containing protein, with product MSQLVRPRQGRMIAGVCRAVANRFGWSTTLVRILTVLAVVFAGLSIWVYLVLWILIPNEP